AAGTCGGCCCAGGCTCCCAAGGCGAACTGACGATCGGCGCGAATCACGTGGCGCGGCCTAATCCGGCCGCGCTTTTCTTTTCTCTGCGGCGGCGCCTCGTCTGTGGCTAAAATCTCCGCCACAGCCATGACAACCAATCTGCACACCGCCATCGAGATCCTGGTCCGCACAGGGGCCATCTACCTGTTCGTCCTCGCCGGCGTCCGCCTGAGCGGCAAGAGGGAAGTGGGCCAGATGACGCCCTTCGACCTGACGCTGTTGCTGCTGCTGTCGAACGCCGTACAGAACGCCATGACCGGCCCCGACACGTCGCTGGTCGGAGGCGTCGTGGCAGCGGGTACTCTGCTGGTCATGAACTACGTGGTCGCCGACCTAGCTGGATTCAACCGCCGGTTCCGCAAGTTCGTGCAGGGGTCACCGACCTTGCTGATCCACAACGGCGAGCTGATCGCGTCGCACATGGCGCGGGAGCACGTCACCATGGACGAAGTGGAGCGAGCGCTGCGGGAACACGGAATCGCTCACATCACGGACGTTTC
This genomic stretch from Terriglobia bacterium harbors:
- a CDS encoding DUF421 domain-containing protein, whose product is MTTNLHTAIEILVRTGAIYLFVLAGVRLSGKREVGQMTPFDLTLLLLLSNAVQNAMTGPDTSLVGGVVAAGTLLVMNYVVADLAGFNRRFRKFVQGSPTLLIHNGELIASHMAREHVTMDEVERALREHGIAHITDVSLGVLEVDGSISVLKYDDVRPEAQPHKRLRFLQKHQ